The following is a genomic window from Pedobacter sp. KBS0701.
GTTTTACTTCATGCCATTTGCGACGCACTTTTAGGGGCCGCCAATTTACGTGATATCGGTTTTCATTTTAAAAATACAGATGACAGATGGAAAGGCATTAGTAGCTTAATCCTGCTGAAAGAAACCGTTAAATTACTGGCTGAAAAAGGATGGCATATTGGGAATATTGATGCCATGCTTTGTTTAGAAGCGCCAAAAATTAATCCACATATTCCGGCCATGCAACAAAACATTGCTGATGCCATTGGAATTTCTACCGAAGATATTTCAATAAAGGCAACCACCAACGAGCAAATGGGCTTTATCGGTAGAGAAGAGGGCGTTGTTTCTTATGCGGTTTGCTTAATCGAAAAGTAAAAACTTCTGTTTTTAGAGAGTACAGGAGTTTGGTTAAATATCTTTCCATTAATAATGATGTTATTATTATGGATGAGATGGTAGCCAAGGAAGTCAAGTTTTTTATAACACATTGGCTATTAAAACCTGACTTCTTTTAAAGGACCGGATTGTACTAGGCTATCTGCTCCTTAACATTTCCTGTTCTTTTTATTGTACCCCAGGTTTCCAGTTCGCCTTTTATTGCTTTCCTGAAAGAACGGAAGAGTACAACATACATTAATTGTCTCCAGAAAAAACGCTGAGGGAAAATGTAAAGTAAATTGGTGTACTTTTCTTTCTCCATCCGGAAAGCAATTGCAGCAAAGATCATATCAACAAAGATGAAGATAATGTAATAGAAGAGTACCTGGCCAAAACCATTATGAAGACTTAAAATTCCTGAAAATCCGGTTAGCGTTAAATTATTAATGGCGCTTAGAGAGAAGAGACCGCTGATTAAAGAAATAAGCATAAAAAGATCGGCAAGTGGAGAAAATAATGGCAAAATAATCTGATAGATCAGGATATTTGGCATCCCTACCATTCCAAAATAGCCATACTTCTTGTTAAGCAATGTTTTTCTGTTTTTCCAAAAACTTTGCATTACCCCAAAACTCCAGCGGAAACGTTGTTTTAGCAGCATATTTACTGTCTCTGGTGCTTCTGTATAGGCAATTGCACTATCACAGTTTTTAACTTTGTAACCTGCCCTTAAAATGCGCATGGTTAGATCACAATCTTCAGCAAGGGTATCAATAGTAAAACCACCGACTTCAAGAATCACATTTTTTCTAAAGGCACCTATTGCCCCAGGCACAACAGTAATTGTATTTAATAAATCGAAGGCTCTTCTATCCATATTTTGAGCTGTGATGTATTCGATCGATTGCCATTTAGTAATGATGTTGTTGGTATTTCCAACTTTCACAGTTCCGGCTACGGCTGCTATTTTATCGTTATAGAAATAGCGCATCAGTTCGGTAACCGCATCTTCTTTTAGTTGCGTATCGGCATCTATACAGACTACAAATTCAGAAGCAGCTTTTGATATACCATAATTTAATGCAGATGCCTTGCCTCCATTTTCTTTACGGAAAACCTTTACCAAAGGGTGATTGCCAAAGTGTTTATTAATGATATCAAAGGTTTTATCTTTTGAACCATCATCAACAAAAATTAATTCAAAATCAGGGTAGGTGGTTTTTAAAAGACTATTAATGGTTTGAACTGCAGTAACTTCTTCATTGTAAGCCGGAATGATAATGCTTACCTTTTCTGCAGGATGCTGTATTAATTTACTCACATTGCGTTTTGCTCTTTTTCGCTGTCTGATGGCTAAATAAGCGATAAATATGGTCCTTAAGATCGCAAGTACAATTGCAACAGAAAATATAATGTTTAAAATCATGTTTCCGTAGTAAAAGAAATTGATGAAAAAGTAATCACCAGAGCCTGAAAAGCCACTGTTTGCGGTAGATTTTACTGCAGGCATGAGTTCTGATCTCTTTTTGCCCATTAAATCGCCTACCGTGGTGAAAGTATAGCCCTTTGCTTTAAAGAATTTTATAATGCGGGGTAAGGCTGCAACGGTAGCTTCACGGTTTCCGCCGGCATCATGCAGTAAAAGGATATTGCCGTTGTCTTGCTGTTTTACCACCTCGTTAAAAATCTGATCGGCAGTTTTACCCGGCTGCCAATCTTCGGGATCGATATATTCACCGATATTGATGTAATTCTCTTTGCGGCTTTGTGCAACGGGTAAAATTTCAGAAATGTTTTGTGGTTCGGCATCGGCATTAAATGGCGCACGGAATAGGATTGTGCTATGTCCGGTAACGGCTTCAATTAACCTACGGGTTGCATTCAGTTCAAATTTTACCCGCTTTGGGCCAATAGCAGACATATCTGGATGAAAAAAGGTATGGTTTCCAATTTCGTAACCATCATTATATTCCTGCCTTAACAATTCCATGTTCTTTTCAGCCATAATGCCAACCACAAAGAAACAGCCAGGTACTTT
Proteins encoded in this region:
- the ispF gene encoding 2-C-methyl-D-erythritol 2,4-cyclodiphosphate synthase produces the protein MKIRVGFGFDVHQLKDQHPFVVGGVTLDHHKGAFGHSDADVLLHAICDALLGAANLRDIGFHFKNTDDRWKGISSLILLKETVKLLAEKGWHIGNIDAMLCLEAPKINPHIPAMQQNIADAIGISTEDISIKATTNEQMGFIGREEGVVSYAVCLIEK
- a CDS encoding glycosyltransferase, translated to MSGKQIFQTETKRRWHAFTWVSRTFFLVFIVAIICVAYTLSSVQSPSLPFINTNAPLTQKQLEKLKKSQRYKDFTIEKSKLQKIKKDREHRILTHRGNNKRINMAFYVSWAASKESSISDLKRNISHLDMVATESFFLNGDSIVDKADTAALKVIHAGKKSALAVVSNYNKDHWDGAAVRRLLNDQPAQQKLIYDLIAITKKYGYSGINIDFEELNLQNNDSFNAFMKNLYTQFHAKKLIVSQDISPENDDYKPEILQKYNDYLVLMAYDQHTEQSNAGDISHQEWVEEKLDDICNKVDASKVILALACYGYDWPKNSIGQPVTYEQAMTIAVNYKSKINYNPASANLNYTYNDGSGIKHEVYFTDAATYFNLIRKADDWDIAGIALWRLGSEDKRLWSFISDDLSLDTLKKKPFDLRKIASLNMGGISYLGDGEILDLISTPTPGSVKFTLNKENFSIADQKYTRLPEQYVIKRFGEADKKIALTFDDGPDPVYTPQVLNILKQEKVPGCFFVVGIMAEKNMELLRQEYNDGYEIGNHTFFHPDMSAIGPKRVKFELNATRRLIEAVTGHSTILFRAPFNADAEPQNISEILPVAQSRKENYINIGEYIDPEDWQPGKTADQIFNEVVKQQDNGNILLLHDAGGNREATVAALPRIIKFFKAKGYTFTTVGDLMGKKRSELMPAVKSTANSGFSGSGDYFFINFFYYGNMILNIIFSVAIVLAILRTIFIAYLAIRQRKRAKRNVSKLIQHPAEKVSIIIPAYNEEVTAVQTINSLLKTTYPDFELIFVDDGSKDKTFDIINKHFGNHPLVKVFRKENGGKASALNYGISKAASEFVVCIDADTQLKEDAVTELMRYFYNDKIAAVAGTVKVGNTNNIITKWQSIEYITAQNMDRRAFDLLNTITVVPGAIGAFRKNVILEVGGFTIDTLAEDCDLTMRILRAGYKVKNCDSAIAYTEAPETVNMLLKQRFRWSFGVMQSFWKNRKTLLNKKYGYFGMVGMPNILIYQIILPLFSPLADLFMLISLISGLFSLSAINNLTLTGFSGILSLHNGFGQVLFYYIIFIFVDMIFAAIAFRMEKEKYTNLLYIFPQRFFWRQLMYVVLFRSFRKAIKGELETWGTIKRTGNVKEQIA